The DNA segment CGACTACATGTACGACCACTATCAACGCTCCCACTCGGCAATTGCGTGCATTGTGCAGACGTATCGCGGACCGAACGCGCTGCGTGATTCGATGCGTGCGTTCGGGTATCCTGTCGAGCAGATGAATGATTTGTCGAAGCGGATGCATTATGACGATCCGGCCGAGGGTGCGGAGAAGGTTCGGGGGGGGCTTGGCGCGAAGTTCGGTTTGTGCGTGGACGATGCGAGAGGGCGGGCGATGCTCTCGGCGATGGCGGCGTTCGAGGATCTGCCGCGGCTGCGGGCGACTCATGTGGGGGGCTTTGTGTTGTCGTCGATGCCGCTTGGTGATTACATGCCGATCGAGCATACGACGATGGGCCGGACGATCGTGCAGTTCGACAAGGACGATCTCGATACTGTGGGAGTGCCCAAGTTCGATTTTCTGGGACTGGGCGCGTTGTCGCTGGTGAGGCGCGCATTCGACTATATCGAGGTGCGAACGGGCGAGCGGCCGCAGATGTACAAGCTGCCGGCGAATGACGAGAAGACCTACGATCTCATCTCGCGCGGCGAAACCATCGGGACATTCCAGATCGAGAGTCGCGCGCAGATAGCGTCGATACTGCATACGCTGCCGGATCGCATTTACGATCTCGTGGTGCAGGTGGCGTTGATAAGGCCGGGTCCGATCCAGGCGAAGTTCGTCCATCCGTACACGGCGCGGCGGCGCGGTCTGGAGCAGGTGACGTATGCGCACCCGTTGCTCGAGCCAATCCTGAAGCGGACGCAGGGTGTTCCGATCTTTCAGGAGCAGGCGATGGCGATCGCGATGGTGCTGGGGGGTTACACCGCCAGCGAGGCCGACGAGCTGAGGCGGACCATGGGTCATATCCGCAAGATTTCGCGGCTGCTCGATGTGCTGGGGAAGTTGAGGGCGCGGATGATGGAGCGTGGAATCTCCGAGGGAGTGTCGACTGGTATTGTCGAGGACCTGAAGAGCTTCGCGAATTACGGATTTCCGGAGAGTCATGCGTGGAGCTTTGCGCTCATCGCTTATGCGACCGCGTATCTCAAGGCGCATTATCCGGCAGAGTTTTTTGCGGCATTGTTAAACAGCTGGCCGATGGGGTTCTATCCGCCGTCCACGTTGATACATGATGCGCGGCGCCATGGGGTGGTGGTGCGTCCGCCGTGCATGCGCGATGGGGAGTGGGAGTGTTCGTGTGAGGCGCTCGACCGCGAAGGCGTTGACCGTGCCAATGAGACCGAACGGTTGGGAAGCGTGATGACGTTGTCGGATGAAGAGTTCGCGTCGGGGTATAGCCGCGACGGGGACAGGGAGTCGTACCTGGAGCCAGGCGGGCCGGCGTTGCGGGTGGGGTGGCGTCATATCCGCGGGCTAGGTGCGACTACGCTGGATTCGTTACGCCTGGCGAGGGGCGGAAGGGCGGCGATCGGTGTTGGCCAGAGTATTGGAAAGAGCCGAGGCGGAAGTCGCGCGCGTGCTGCGCTTGCTCTCGACGATTACGGACCCGACGTCATGAGTGCGGTGCCCGATCGTCCTTTTACTTCGATAGAAGACGTAGTGTTGCGCGCGAAGCTAAGGAAGGCTGATGCGTTGCATCTTGCGCGCGCTGGTGCATTTGCCGCATGGGAGCCGGACCGGCGTCGCGCTGCGTGGGAGGCGTTGAGGGCGTGTGGAGATACGCTGCCGCTGGCACCGGCTGCGCGGGAGATACATTCGCCGCGTGCACTGACACCGACCGAGCTGGTGTATCTCGATTATTTCGCTACGGGTGTGAGCCTCAATGGGCACCCGATGCAGCACGTGCGGGAGAGGCTTCGGCTTGCAGGTGTGGTGGATAGTCGCGGAATGAGGGTGATGCGGGGTGGGGAGCCGATTGTGGTGGCGGGGCTCGTTACGATTCGTCAGCGTCCGGCATCGGCGAAAGGAACGATCTTTCTGCTGCTCGAGGATGAGTGGGGGTTTATCAATGTCGTCGTGCCGAACTTTCTGGTGGAGGAGAACAGCGAGGTGGTGAAGTTCGCGACGTTCGTGGTAGTGCGGGGAAGGTTCGAGCGCGATGGGAATGTGCTGAACGTGGTGGGGAAGCGGTTCAGGGAGCTGGATGTGAAGCGGCTTGAGCATCGGGCTCGGAGTTTTCGGTGAACTCGATTGTGCAGCGGGCGTGCAAGTCTTGAACAAGGGTGCGATGGGTTCGAAGTCCGGCCGATAGGCTCAGAATGTTCTGGTTCGGCTTGGCAGGATCCGCCGGCCCGACTTGGATCTCTGGCAGTTCTCTCAGCACGTGACGCTCTCGAGAAAACCGTGGCTGAATAGGCTGCAAGGATTTGCAGCAATTGCATTTTCTCCTGTTCCCTGGCGAGCAACTGTTAGCTGGTGGGAGTTGGACTCGGTGATCCAAGTTCTCAGGCAGTCGCAAACGTTCGGCGCTTGCGGCTTTCGCTGTTTCTCCGCAGTCTACGTCGGCAGTCCACTTGATAGTTGGGACACCCACTACCATGGAGCAGTGGTTGAATGCGCGCACAGGAAGCACTCATCGTGTTCGCCATCGCGAGCGCCTGCAACCCCGCCCAGCCGAACGAGCCGCCCGCCCGTATCGTCGCGGGGTCGTCAGATACGATTATCATCAATAATCGCGCAGGTATTCGGATCCCGATCCGCGTCCTCGATGTATCTGGTAAGACGCTCCCAGATAGCGATGCTCGGTTCCGTCTTGTAAATGGACGGGAAGTTCGAGTTTCGACTAATGGAATCGTCACGTGCACACGTTCCGTGGATGCGAATGTGGAGGTTACGATAGGTGCCTTGCACAAATCGACGGTCATTCGCTGCAGGCCGGTAAAGAAGGTCTACATCGCAGGGCCGATTCAGTTTTTGCTTCCGGACACTGCACAGGAAATGCGTATGAATGTCCTCGACTTGGATGGCAGCTCCGTTAGCCTTCTATCAGGAACACCGTGGATAAGGGACACGACCATAGCAACAATCGACGGAATTCGCGTTATCCCCAAATCGCCCGGCGTTACGCTTGCCAAAGTCAGATTCGGAAATGAGTCGGGATGGGTCGGCGTGCACGTGTATGAAAGGGCGACATCGCTTGACGGCTTGGCGCGTGGAAAGGAATCGCTTGGGATACCGGTTCGGCTAAAAGGCAACGAAAGGCAAAGTTAGCAGTTGCCACCGGGAACCTGGATGGTGACGATGTTGCCAGAAGACGATGAAGAGAATGGCCTGCGAATGAGAATCGAAGGCGCTAACTGCTCTCCACTTCAGCTTACCAGAAGCCGCTACGGCTGCCTCGTCCAAACCACTGCAATCGTTACCGTGTACAATCCATCGAAGGCGAAAGCTGCACAAGAACTGACGGGCCAGCTCCTTGTTCGCCATGTGAACAGTTGAGGCACCTCTCGGTGGGTGGGCTGCCACCTTACGAACGTTGCTGCTGTCCAGCACTCGCTGCGGGTATTTCAGGCGACGAAACTCTCGATCTTCCAGCAAATATTGTAGCAGTACTCGATTCCTTCCATTCGTTGCCCATAGATGACCATCGGCGATTCTAAGATCGTGCTTTTGGTTCAGACACGCTCGCCGTGTTCACTCTCTTTCCCGGTCAGCCGTATTTACGGCGCTGAGCAGCGTGTCGTTCCCCTTGACCGCGTTCGACGCGGCACCAAAGGAGATAGTGACGGTGCTGGTCAGGCGTGAGATGTGATTGTAAATCCCGAAACTCACTTGGCGAGCGGACCCGCTGTGCGTCCCCGAGTACAAACGGATCAGGTTTTGAGGAACTATCTCAACTGACGCGGCGGCCCCCAGTCGTTGTCTCCAGACGCGCAACCGTTGACATAAAGGCAATAATGACACGCTCAGACGCCTTTTCGGTCTTGGCGCAGCGGCAACAGCAAACGCCCGTGTCGTGCCCAAGTCGAATCGTAAGCCTAAAGCAAATCTTGGCGCTCTCATTCGATCAGGACGGACTGGCAATGGTCAAAGCTGTATCTGCACGACTATCAAGGCCGTCGAATCCCAGGCGAGGAGGCTTACGTTGGGGGAGATGGAATTTTCTTGGCCGATCGCAAACGGCTTTATTCCATGAGCGACCTGGCGGCGGAACGACTGAAGAAGCATGGATATACAAGCGATTCTGTGCGCGGTCCTTCGCACTGGTTTACAGAGGACGGGCTAAGCATCACTGACCTCTGGGAACAGCTTAATAGCATTCAGTAAGGGTAGTGAACGGCCGTCTCAGTAATGAGACGGCCGTTTTTTTCGGTGCGCTTCCTTGCTGGATCCGCCATGATGATCTGATCGTGACGACAGTAGTCAATGTCCCGCTGCGGGTCACTCACGTTTCAGGCTGTGTCGCAGGAACGAGTGATGGTGCTCGTTAAGCTCGAAGATTAGTAAGCCGCCCTCGGCTTCGATCCCTCCAATCGTCGCCAACCACGCTCGTCGCCAGCACCGTCACGACGAGCGCGATCCCCGGCGCAAGCGCCACCCACGGCGCAGTGACGAGCAGGTCGCGACCGCCCGCGATCATGTTGCCCCAGCTGGGAGCCGGAGGCTGGATGCCAAGCCCCAGAAACGACAGCCCGCTCTCGAGCAGAATCGCGTTGCCGACGCCGAGCGTCGTCGCGACAAACGCGGGCCCGATCGCATTCGGAAGCACGTGCCTGAAAAGCACTCGGCCCGGTCGAGCACCCAGGGCCGTCGCCGCCGCCACGAATGGCCTCGCGCTCACCGCGATAACCTCCGCGCGCACCAGCCGCGCGACACCCATCCAGCCGGTCGCGACCAGCACAACGAGAATCGTCGTGAGCCCCGGCGACCAGAGAGCTACGCCGACCAGGAGCAGCACGATACGGGGCAGCGCGAGCAGGAGGTCGGCGAGTCCCATCAGCGTCCGGTCAAGCGTTCCGCGACGCCAGCCGGCGAGCGCGCCGGCTACCGTTCCGAGAAGACCGGATAGCCCCGCACCGATCACACCGACGAGCAGCGACAGTCGTCCGGCGAGCATCATTCGCACGAGCAGATCGCGCCCGAACCGGTCAGTGCCGAGGATGTGCATCGTGCCGTGCGCATCGCGCCGGAACGGCGGGACCAGCCGGCGCGCCAACACGTCGTCGATTCGCGACGGGTCATGCGATGCGAGCGCCGGCACGATAATCACGCCGAGGGCAAGAAGCAGGAGCGCCGCCAGCGCGACGTTGCCCGCGCTCACTGCCCGCAGGCGCCGATGCAATTGTCTCATGGTCTCATGCGCGCAGGCGCGGGTCGGCCCATGGCAGAAGCGACTCCGCCACGGCGTTCGCGACGATCACCAGCAGTCCGTAAGCAGCGGCGCTACCCAGTACCACCGGGTAGTCGCGCGCCGTAATCGACGTCACCATCAATCGTCCCATGCCCGGCCATCCGAAGATGGTTTCAACAAAAACGGAGCCGGCGACGGTTCCCGGGAGCGCCAGCGCGAACAAGGTGACCAGCGGCGCGCGCATGTTGGCGAGCAGGTGACGGCCAAGCACCGCTCGCTCTCGAACGCCCTTCGCGCGGGCAGTGCGAACCCAGTCCGCGTCAAGCACATCGACCGCGCTTGTGCGCACGTACCGCGCGACACCGGCGGCGCCGATCGCCGCGAGCAACGTCACCGGCAGGACCGAGTGGCGCAGCAGATCCGCCAGATGCGCGAGTCCGTGCAGATCCGCGCCCGGCGTGGTCATGCCTACTGCCGGGAGGCGTGCCCACAGCGGAAAACTCAGCAACGAAGCGACGTACGTGAACAGAGCGATGCATGCGAGACCGAGCCAGTAGGCAGGTGAGGCCGCGAGCACCACAGAGATGATCGTGAGTGTGAAATCGGCATACGTTCCGCGCCGCGCACCCTGTACAATCCCAACGATCGTGCCGACGAGAAAGGAGAGCAGCAGCGACGCGCCGCCGAGTGCGAGCGAGACCGGGAGCGCGTCGCGGAGCACGGCGACGACAGGTCGTCCCTCGGTGAAGCTTGTGCCGAGATCGCCGTGCAGCATCCGCTGAGTCCACCGTGCATATTGTGCGGTGACCGGCTGGTCGAGCCCTAGCGCCGCGCGAAGGCGCACTGCGTCGGCGGAGGAGGCGTTGGATGGAAGCAGGAAAGTAGCCGGGTCGCCCGGCGCCATGTGCAGGAGCACGAACGTGAGCGACAGCACGCACCAGTACAGCACTGCGGTGCGAGCGAGTGCGCGGGCGACGCCGAACGAGCGCGACACGGCCGGGGAGAGCATGCGATGATATCGCCTCCGACATTGGTCGCGTCAACGCTGCGAGCTGCGAAGCGAGCCGCAAGACGGCGCCGCAATGGCCCCGCGCTGGCAATCGCCGCACTCGCAATTGCCGCGCTCGTAGTCGCATCGTGCACACCGCAACGCCAGCCGGATGTACTCGTTCTCGCGTCCGGGGCGGACCTGGAATCAGCGAACCCGCTCGTCACAACGCATCCACTGTCCCGCCAGGTCCAGCGCTACGCGCTCTTCGTAACCCTCCTCCGGTACGACTCGACGCTG comes from the Gemmatimonadaceae bacterium genome and includes:
- a CDS encoding error-prone DNA polymerase yields the protein MPYVELRAHSAFSFGDGALTPEALVKRAAELGYHSIGITDTADLGGIVRFALEARRQGVKPVIGVELNVDGRPAAFLARTEEGYHNIASLVTRARVGVLAGWQKGQNARTRGRPRVTWQQVAERSAGVHALTGPSSGPIGARIQACEYSAAARVLGEWREVFGERLAVEVQLHHTGGCEAALASALIDLAKTYGVPWVPAHDPRYGDTNSRLVHDILTALRYDTTIESAAARGLLHANGEWRLLSQEDVAERWRGREEGAAESERIAAECGFELAWLRPPLPKFAVPEGHTDISFLREKTFEGARERWGELSDAQTRQIEHELAIINRLGFAGFFLVMWDAVRFARNRNILCQGRGSAANSAVAYCLAVTAVDPVANGLLFERFLSEKRIGGETEAPDIDVDIEHDRREEVLDYMYDHYQRSHSAIACIVQTYRGPNALRDSMRAFGYPVEQMNDLSKRMHYDDPAEGAEKVRGGLGAKFGLCVDDARGRAMLSAMAAFEDLPRLRATHVGGFVLSSMPLGDYMPIEHTTMGRTIVQFDKDDLDTVGVPKFDFLGLGALSLVRRAFDYIEVRTGERPQMYKLPANDEKTYDLISRGETIGTFQIESRAQIASILHTLPDRIYDLVVQVALIRPGPIQAKFVHPYTARRRGLEQVTYAHPLLEPILKRTQGVPIFQEQAMAIAMVLGGYTASEADELRRTMGHIRKISRLLDVLGKLRARMMERGISEGVSTGIVEDLKSFANYGFPESHAWSFALIAYATAYLKAHYPAEFFAALLNSWPMGFYPPSTLIHDARRHGVVVRPPCMRDGEWECSCEALDREGVDRANETERLGSVMTLSDEEFASGYSRDGDRESYLEPGGPALRVGWRHIRGLGATTLDSLRLARGGRAAIGVGQSIGKSRGGSRARAALALDDYGPDVMSAVPDRPFTSIEDVVLRAKLRKADALHLARAGAFAAWEPDRRRAAWEALRACGDTLPLAPAAREIHSPRALTPTELVYLDYFATGVSLNGHPMQHVRERLRLAGVVDSRGMRVMRGGEPIVVAGLVTIRQRPASAKGTIFLLLEDEWGFINVVVPNFLVEENSEVVKFATFVVVRGRFERDGNVLNVVGKRFRELDVKRLEHRARSFR
- a CDS encoding ABC transporter permease → MRQLHRRLRAVSAGNVALAALLLLALGVIIVPALASHDPSRIDDVLARRLVPPFRRDAHGTMHILGTDRFGRDLLVRMMLAGRLSLLVGVIGAGLSGLLGTVAGALAGWRRGTLDRTLMGLADLLLALPRIVLLLVGVALWSPGLTTILVVLVATGWMGVARLVRAEVIAVSARPFVAAATALGARPGRVLFRHVLPNAIGPAFVATTLGVGNAILLESGLSFLGLGIQPPAPSWGNMIAGGRDLLVTAPWVALAPGIALVVTVLATSVVGDDWRDRSRGRLTNLRA
- a CDS encoding ABC transporter permease; the encoded protein is MLSPAVSRSFGVARALARTAVLYWCVLSLTFVLLHMAPGDPATFLLPSNASSADAVRLRAALGLDQPVTAQYARWTQRMLHGDLGTSFTEGRPVVAVLRDALPVSLALGGASLLLSFLVGTIVGIVQGARRGTYADFTLTIISVVLAASPAYWLGLACIALFTYVASLLSFPLWARLPAVGMTTPGADLHGLAHLADLLRHSVLPVTLLAAIGAAGVARYVRTSAVDVLDADWVRTARAKGVRERAVLGRHLLANMRAPLVTLFALALPGTVAGSVFVETIFGWPGMGRLMVTSITARDYPVVLGSAAAYGLLVIVANAVAESLLPWADPRLRA